The window CAATGGAGGGATGTCCCGGCCCCAGCCCCCTTCCTTCTCCGCAGTCGCGCCCTCCTCCACATCGCCGGCCCAACGGCCCGAACGGCAGCGCCAGTCGCTCTGGCTGATGCTGGCCGCCAGCCTGTGGATCGCCACAGTGTGCAACCTGCCGCTGTGGCGTGAGTTGCTGAAACTGCCCGAGTTGCAGACCGTTCGCGGCCTGTGGTTCGGCCTGTGTTTCGCGGTGATGATCGCCGGCGCCACCACGGCGCTGCTGAGCCTTTTCGCCTGGCGCTGGACGCTCAAGCCGGCGATCACGCTGTTCCTGGTGTCGGCGGCCGCGGGCGGCTATTTCATGATGGCCTACGGCATCGTCATCGACCCGACGATGATGGTCAACGCGCTGCAGACCGACGCCCGAGAAACGCGCGACCTGCTGAATTGGCAGTTCGCGGCCGCCATCGTGGTGCTGGGCATCCTGCCGGCCTGGTGGGCCTGGCGCCAGCCGGTGCGCCGCACGCCGGTGCTGCGGCAGTTGCTGCGCAACCTGCTGAGCTTCGCGCTCGGCCTGGCGGTGCTGATCGGCGCGCTGTTCGCCGTGTTCCAGGACATGTCGTCCTTGATGCGCAACCACACCCAGCTGCGCTACCTCATCAATCCGCTGAACTCCTTCTACGCCCTGGGCAAGGTGGCCGCCAAGCCCTTCGAACGCGACAACACCAGGATCCTGCCGCTCGGTCAGGACGCCCGGATCGCCGACGCGACGGACACGGCCAGCAAGCCGCCCTTGCTGTTGCTGGTGCTCGGCGAGACCGGCCGTAGCGGCAACTTCGCCCTGAACGGCTATGCGCGGCCGACCACGCCCGGCCTGTCCGCCCTGGCCGCCCGGCCGGACGAGCGCCTGACCAGCTTCCGCAACGCCTGGTCCTGCGGCACCAACACCGCGGCCTCGGTGCCGTGCATGTTCTCGCACCTCGGCCGGACCGCCTTCGAAGACCGCAAGGCCAACTACGAAGGCCTGATGGACGTGCTTTCGCGCAGTGGCATGGCGGTGCTGTGGATCGACAACCAGTCGGGCTGCAAGGGGGCCTGCGACCGCATACCCAACGTCAGCACCACGCAGTTGCAGGATCCCGCGCTGTGCAGCGAGGGAGAATGTTTCGACGACATCATGCTCAAGGACCTGGACGGCCGCATCAAGGCCCTGCCCGCCGAGCGCCGCGCCAAAGGCGTGGTGGTGGTGTTGCACCAGATGGGCAGCCATGGCCCGGCGTATTACAAGCGCACGCCGACGGCGTTCAAGAAGTTCATGCCCGAATGCACCAGCAACGCGCTGCAGGAATGTTCGCCCGCGCAACTGGTGAATGCCTACGACAACACCATCTTCTACACCGACCACTTCCTGAGTTCGGCCGTCGAC of the Rhodoferax koreense genome contains:
- a CDS encoding phosphoethanolamine transferase, whose product is MSRPQPPSFSAVAPSSTSPAQRPERQRQSLWLMLAASLWIATVCNLPLWRELLKLPELQTVRGLWFGLCFAVMIAGATTALLSLFAWRWTLKPAITLFLVSAAAGGYFMMAYGIVIDPTMMVNALQTDARETRDLLNWQFAAAIVVLGILPAWWAWRQPVRRTPVLRQLLRNLLSFALGLAVLIGALFAVFQDMSSLMRNHTQLRYLINPLNSFYALGKVAAKPFERDNTRILPLGQDARIADATDTASKPPLLLLVLGETGRSGNFALNGYARPTTPGLSALAARPDERLTSFRNAWSCGTNTAASVPCMFSHLGRTAFEDRKANYEGLMDVLSRSGMAVLWIDNQSGCKGACDRIPNVSTTQLQDPALCSEGECFDDIMLKDLDGRIKALPAERRAKGVVVVLHQMGSHGPAYYKRTPTAFKKFMPECTSNALQECSPAQLVNAYDNTIFYTDHFLSSAVDWLKTQETASAPAMMYVADHGESLGENNIYLHGMPYNIAPDVQKHVPWITWLSPAFEARSRISTGCLQKRADERISHDNYFHSVLGMLGVQTAVYQPALDLFAPCTDRQAAATKSP